A window of Malania oleifera isolate guangnan ecotype guangnan chromosome 2, ASM2987363v1, whole genome shotgun sequence genomic DNA:
AAAACATCATGAACCTTGCCTATTGAGATAAAAAAACACGCACTTTGTCCAAAAGAAGCAGTCCCTTTATGTTCACAGGATGGATAGAAATTTGCCAAAAGGTTATACTAAAATAAAATGCCACTCATAACCCTGTGGTTGAGGATGAAGCATTCAACCTCATACTAGCCATTAGATTACAAGATGATGCCATACACAAGGCAATCTCATTATTGGCACAAAATAAAAGTATATGAAATTAGAAAATACAGTTTCGTATGAAATAAAAAGCATCACTTTTTGAAAGCAGCAGTGGTGTAGCTACAGAAGTACTTCCATGCTCAACAGTGTGAACTATTTGCCTTTTTTCAGGATGCTAAGTGAACAGAAAATTAAAATCTATATTTAAATTTGCATTTTCCTACCTTGTTGCGGTTGAGCATAACACTCTTATCCATCGTTTTCATGGCGAAATACTCTCCAGTTCCACACAGTTCAACTAAATGCACACTGTCATGACAGTCAAAAAGTTGTCTGAATTTTCTAAGATAGTAAGGTTCAAATCAAGTAAAGGAGGCAAAAGGAACAAGGTTATAGCCCGAAAGTCAGAATCTCAACAACATGATACAAAAAGTCATGTCAATAAGGTTAAAGCAAGAATTAGAAGTTCCATATTcccaaatgaaaaagaaaaaaaaaattaaagcctAACCTGCCAGTGTCACCAAATCCCAAAGGCTTTACTGGCCTAAAATGTTTTAGACCTATTTGTTCTCCACTATCTTGAATCTGCAATCAGGAATCACACAAGAAATAAGAAAACACAAGTTGATATCCAAATCAATCATTGGAAGAAAATTGGGATTTTCACATCATGAGAAGGAACTTTAAATAATTTCCATATGTATATTTTACTAAATAAATCTAGGCTAAGCATATCAGATTCAACTATGCCATCTAGATTACACTTTCCAACAACTTGCTGacaatctttttaaaaaaattaattttaaacttttaattaggaagatgaaaaatcacaatataagcaaaaaatgaaaataaaaagcaGCATGTGTTTTCTTTCTTCAACTCTCCATCAGAATAGCTTCTGCacctcatttttaaaaataagaactgGATTGTCAAAATCTTATTATGTCTTAACCAATCCTCATATATCTTAAATTATTATACCTTTTGGATGGCTCTCCATGAAGGGTTGTCCTTCCTATGCGGCTTTGGAAGAACCACCTTTGAATGATTAATCCACAGATCCTCTGGTTTCTGCAAGTTGCAAAATGAAATAGATGTTTTCATAATTGCACCCATAGAAATTTAACAAAAATGTGGCTTGATATTTAAACATTACCAAATTAGCATCAGGAAGTTCTCTGACTGCTTCATCAACATTCTCTGCTGTTTTTTTCACCTGAAGTGGAACTTTGTCAAACTTAATAAAATAGACTAATaagaatttaataaatttttctgACCAAAAAACTTGTCAAAAGAAAACTGAAACAATCTCTAGGCAGAAATAAAAGTAACTTTAGCTAGCATAAAATTTTCAGATGTGCAAGAgtctaataaaaaaaatataatcagcTGACACTGACAAGAAATTTGAAAGTAGATTCAAAAAATATGAGTGAATCATTTATAGATAGTTCAGACCAATTTTGAGCTTTCATTTGCAGCAGACTCTGGAATACAGTTTTGAAGTGGCTCAACATGCTCACTACCATCTAGTTGTACCCCAATAAAATACTGCACATCTCCCTGTTAACAAACAAACAATTTTGTAGGCAATTGACTAGTTACAGGGCTAACGTAAAAGAAATATTGCTAACCAAAGCATCACACAGGCTCCTGATGATTTTTCAGAAAATTGTACCTTTTGATCACGCATAGGCTGCAGATGAAATAGATTCCAAAATTTTTTACCTGAATTAGTTCAAATGATTCAGATGATTGTAAGAGGAATAGCAGAGAAAAAAGGAtcaagtttcaattttttttatcattctgCCATCATCCCACAGTTAGAAAGAAACTAAGAACAGATATTTCTTACCATATTATATActatttttttccatttcttaGCTGAATTGTAATAAataatatacataaatattattCTATGATGCTTTAAAAAACTtcctatataatatttttaatattggcGGGAGTTCTTTAATCAGAGGCTGATTGTTATTACAAGTCACAGTAATTTATTGATTTCACTTTGAACAATAAGATAATTTATGTATACTTCCCCTCACTTTGGTTCTTGGAAttaatgagagaaaaaaaaaagggaatctATTGGTGCACTGTCCTTTATTTCAATCGTTCATTCCGAAAACCAAattgaacccaaaaaaaaaaaatcacagagATCTGCTCTAGAATGAGCCAGCAGTCCACTTTAAATCTGGACAAGGAAAAAGACATAAGAAAGGATTCATACCACTTTTTGTGTAATTTATAAGCTGTACAGTGACATCTGTTTGATTATCAATTGCGTCCCGTATTTTTCTCACTGTTGCAGGATCAGTTTCAGGACCTTGGAGAAACCTATGAAAGTCCAAAGAGCACAGTAAATTATATTTAGTCTGACAAGTATTAATATTTCTATACTGCTAGCATTTTTAGTGAACAAATTTGCCCTTgtaaaatttttcaataaaatgcaagaataattattaaatatgctatgaattattttttttctttttggatagaaaaagaaGACAAATTTATTAAACCTGAAAAATGGGATAGATGATTGGAGGACAAGGAGTCCTGCTCAACCAACTAGAAAAGCTGAAAAATCCAAAGATAGAGAAAACAAATTACAATCCAAAACTCCACTATAAGAGCGCAGCCTTCCAATCTCTAGTAAGCTCAAACAGCAGAAGAACTTTAAAGAAACCCAAACTGTGCACCCACAAGGAGGCAAGGAAAATCACCCTATCCCACAAAAAAATTGCCCTATGAACTACAAATACAATTCTCATGATCTGATGCTGATGGAGAGGCCACGTGCAACAAAAACTTGAGCATATGGCTGTATTGCTCCTCCTCTAGGCTTAGGTCCACGATCTTAATGGGTCCAGGGATATGTAAATCTTTTAATCTCTAGTTATGGTTCATATTCACAATTTTACATTTCAGGTTTCAGCCTTTCAGCACTTCAGGATTTGTCATCTATTGCTAAACCAAAGTTTGAAGTTTTATCTCGATGTTGTATTATCTGCTTTTAAATATACAACACTAAACGCTGTTAGGTTCCTTGCAGACAGCTGTGAAGGTGAAAAAATCAGATCATATAGTGCCAGAAAATCAGATTAAAAACATGGACTATTTGATAGATCCTGAATTCTCAATTATAAACCAAGTGACTGTCAGGGAAGGCCTCAACCAGACCAGCTACAGGTGAAAAAGTGAATCTGATTCAGAAACCCAAAAAGTCTAGCTGGATTTTGAAGAGCTAGCACACCATGCAACAAAGATGAATATATCATTGGCCAAAAATCTGAATCATGTGATTatcaaaagaaaaggaaatgtaTTTACATCCCATGCTCAAAATGAGTGAAAAATTTTGAGACATCAATTAAAAAGAAATGTACATTTACATCCTATGGTTAAAACCCAAGGACAGTTATGAACACGTGCCATCACATGTATGAATACAATTTTTGCTGCTTAAACCAAGCATCAAGCTATGTAACATTTTCAAGAAATAAATTTCTCATGTATGAACAGAGACTTAGAAAAAATTAGATATAATAGAACAGCATAAGGCATGTTAAAATTCAACTTAGGTCATTAAGAAGTGGTTTGCACTTTATGCAGGCTTAACTTTGATCATAATCATATGTATTGATATCATTGTATACCTGCAGTTTCTTCCCAAGATCTCCTCTCGGCTGTATTCTGTAAGCTCCAAGAAGCTATCAGATGCAAAAATCTGAAAATCGGAACCCTTAAATAAGCATCTTGCACATTTATTCCATATCAATAACCTCAAAATGAATTAAAAGCAAGAGAGACATTGTCAAAGCAGAAATCAATAATGTGAACTAAAAATTTGAAGTGGGAATCTCACAATGGGATTATCAGGAAGCCTTGGATCAGTAATGACAAAGTTTTTCTCTATACGTTCAAGCGTGGTAGCAAGGTCAATACCCTTTCTCATTTCCTTCTGCCTTACTTTGTCATCGACACTGTCAGGCATCTCATCATCACTCCCATCATCATCTAAAACAACTCCATGATCAAAGTTTTCCTTTTCAATATTGGATTGATTCTTCCTTATAAGCCTGAAGCAATAATATAAGATCTATTTGGTGTAACAGGAGCATAAATGGAGTATATAGTCAAAAGTTGAAAAAGTAAAAAGTTTAtcataaaagagaagaaagagcACCCCATTAAAGAGCGGCGGCCAGGTTTTCTCTGTTTCTTTTCAGGCAACTCACTGATGCGCTGCATTGCAATTCTAGCATTGTTCCCATATGACTTCGGTCCAGGAGGAGCCATGTTCTCTGATTTTCGCCTTGTTAGAGCTTCTGGTCTCTCTTGTTCCCTACCTTCTTCTGATTTCCTTAAGAAGGGACGATTTGTTGACTCACTGAGCGACCGGGGTTTGTTTACTGCCTGCACAAGCTCAGATACAGAGCTAGCAGCCATCTCCTTCTGACGAGCTGCAAAAACAGCTTAGTAGTGTAAATCAATTGAATCTTTATGAAGACAAAAAGGATTTATATTTGATACTCATAAAAAGGTAATCATACTTCAGAAAAATCTGTTCAGTTATTTGCAAATTGCTCAAAAACCTTAAGACCTTACTTGCTGATATACATCTGATACCAATCTCAAGAAGCAAGAGCAGCTGTGAATTGTTGGGGTGAATTTGCCATTACCCTTAGttccccacacccccccccccccccccccccccgggggatGATAATGCTTTACCGATGAACAATGTTTGACAGCCAGAAATTCTGCTCAGTACAGGAGAGTTGATGCCACATGAAGGAAAAGATTCTACAAAAAATAGAGAACTGCCATATTCGCGGCATTGCTCGAGGGAAAATAAACAACCGCACGATAAAATTTATACAAGAAAGAAATTCCAGTTCTTCCCCAGTTAAGGGAACAAACTTCCCAGCTCCAATTCATTTCCTTCCCCAAGAATTTATTTTCAATTGTAGCAAGTTAATTGTGGGATTGGAAATTTGTCCATTCAAAACGAGCTTGGTGGACTTATCTTTCGTTTTCTGAAAAACCACTTGCTTTCTCATTGATGATCTTCCTgtcaaaattcaaaacaaccaAAGGTTGGAAGTGGAACATAGACATGCAACGTGCATCTCCCTCAAAACCTCATTGTGAAATTGACTCTTCATCTGTTCTGTTCACTGACGTTTTCCCcgccttttcattttctttcttttttcccccCTTCCCCTTTTTAGTTTAGGCAGCCGGGCTTCAACTTTGTAATTAACAAACTTATGGCTACAATCAACCGCCAGACTtgggaaagaattgaaaaacaaaaaaaaattgtttgctaTGTATTTTAAGAAGGAACTGTCAATAACAATGCCAATTGCCGCATATTTAAAAAGGACATGTGGCAGAAAAAAACTGACATTGGTCTCTTTTATCTTGGttaaagattattattatttttttttttggaatacacATCGGGTATtcacgcgtccgttttacggtccacgtgactaatcctgcgccccttgaagttgaccccacaactccaaagggagggtaaattcaggaggtcaggggcggaaacgagttcgggagggtttgaacacctgacctcgtgagaggcactcccgtagcccgcactaccacctgaaccacaccctgaggGTGGTTAAAGATTAATTTTTTGTAGTATAGTTAGAAGCTTAGAGCAATTAAAGATAATTGTCTTCGCAACTTTGCATAACTCTAAAAATTTAGGAAACATTCTAGTGTAGGCAAAATACACTCACATGACTTTTGGTAGTacgaattttgaatttaaaattttgatttgaatgaatttgaataaattttaatataattttatattacatcttatctaaattcaaattcaaaatctctttAAATATAAGGCGAAGATTTTCTATTGAGACTTCAAGACATTTCATAAGTGATTTATGTTATGACTATTGCTATAAATTATATATTCTCTTTCTTATTCTTTGTGTGTGTGAAAAATTTAACTTTTGTCAAATCAAGTGTCACCCAACATGCTCAAAGAACCTTTCCACTTTACCAAACCTGTTTTGACACTAAcgcattatatttttttttttcctcttttagaACCTAAAATATCCCTTGATACCCACTTGTGTGCTTAGCTTCTGCAATTGATCTCTTGGGTATATATAGACCAAACTAACTTCTAGAAACTCAACTCTAAATTAAATCCTTGCTTGATTATCATTTCTCAAAGTTTCATTGTATCTTCTAGGGTTGAGGAAGTCCTTATGATGGGTTTGATATATATGGGTGAGCACCTACTGGACCAAAAAGTTTAAGTTATTAGGTTTTGGGACACCTATGTTTATAAGCGcccatcatccactctatttTTTCAATATGACATCCGTTATCTACATAGGATGTCAAAATTAGGGCACTTAAGGAAAATAAGACTCGGACTCTCACTAACCTACTGGCAGTAAAGACTCCCATAGGATGAAAGTGGGTTCATAAAGTGAAGCATAAGGCTGATGGAAGCATTGAGCGATATAAGACTCGTCTAGTCACAAAGGACTATACACAGTGTGAGGGTATTGATTATCAAGAAACTTTTCACCTTTTGTGAAGATGAACACAATGAGATCAATCTTGGCTTTGCTAGCTATTCATAACTGGTACTTACATCCGTTGGACGTAAATAACGCCTTTTTACATAGGGACCTTGAAAAAAAAGTATACATGACTATTCCTCCAGGTTATCATACTTCATCACAATCACAAGTTTTGCATTTAAATCTCTTTATGGATTAAAACAGACCTCAAGGCAATGGTTCTCCAAGCTCTCCAATACTCTGATTTTATTGCTCTAttggtttatgtggatgatattgtgctTGTTTCTAATGATGCATCACCAATTCCAAAATTTACATCATTCTTAAATACTCGCTTCAAATTAAGGGACTTAGGTCCTTTAAAATATTTCCTTGGCTCGGAGATCTCTTGAGCAAAACAAGGTATTTCGGTGTGCCAACGAAAATATGCACTTGATTTGTTAGAAGATGTTGGAATGTTAGCAGCTAAGCTAGCAAACTTTCCGATGGATCCTCATTTAAAACTCTCTTGATATGAAGGTGATTTATTGACTGATGTTACACATTATAGGAGATTAATTGGTCGATTACTTTATCTCAGTTACAAGGCCTGATGTCTCTTACTCAGTACAAGTTCTCAACCAATTCTTGACTGAACCTAGAAAACCACATCTTGGTGCTGCTATACGTGTCTTGAGATACATTAAAGGTGCACCATCACAAGGATTGTTCAACTCCAGTTCTTCTTTAACACATCTAAAAGTTTTTTTAGACTCTGATTGGGCCGATTGTGTTGACACTAGACGCTCAGTAACAGGGATTTATGTTATCATTGGTGATTCTCTTGTGGCTTGGAAATCTAAGAAACAAACCGTCGTTTCTCGTTCCTCTACAGAATCAGAATATCTATGGGTACTGCAGCATCAGAATTAGTTTGGATGTTGCAATTATTCCGTGAGCTTGACATTCCACATTCACAGGCTGCCTCGCTATTTTGTGCCAACAAAGTAGCCATCCACATTGCTGCTAACCTAGTATATCATGAGCGAACAAAACATATCGAGGtggattttcattttatttggcAACTTATTCAACAAGGTGCCATCAAAACTATGTATGTCAAAACAGATTGTCAACCGGGTGATAGTTTTACAAAGACACGGGGTTCTCGAGCTTTCAGTAATATTTTGTCCAAGATGGGTATTCACAATATTCATACTCCATCTCGAGGGGGCATGTAAAAAATATGATTAGAATTCTATTAGCTTCTCTGTTATCTGGTTTCTCCTTAGCAGTATGACAACCATCAGCAACTGCACTTCTGCACCAGCCACTGCACTTCTGCTCCAACAATTTCCCGCTCTGTTATTGTTAAAACTCAGTTATgttttattgttattttcattCCGTTATTTGTTATTCAATTATAAGTAATCTGTTATTCTATTGATTGTTATTCAgttgtatgtgtatatatatcccTTTTGGGTTCAACAGGCTGAATAAGAAAAATGAGCAGCATTCACTCATCTTTCTGCATTCAACATTCGCTTTGCAATCATAAAACTTACATTTCAAGTTGCTAATTAATTGCTATCTAGAAGCAACTCGTGCTCATGTTTGAAATGATATGGAAAATCTCTAATAATAAAACACTCCCATGTAGGTGGATGCTTTCCTCATAATATTTTCTATTAATATATGTAGACACGTATAACAAATTCTTTTGGCTAACAAATTCTTCTCCCTGTTTTCCCCGCAAGTTTTTTTGTTATCTTTCCCACAAAGCTAAGCTATAGTTTTGAACAAATGAAGAAGTACTCCAATGATAAATGAAAGTTAATATATAAAAGAAATGAAGCAAGATGGTATGAAGGCTTGTGTGCGAGGAGTACCATCGTATCGAATGAGTGACTCCGGCTGCCCATTGGGCCGGACCATCTTATCCTTCGCCCCCTCCGTGTGCTTGCTCACTTCCACTTGCATTCTGCCCAATCAATACCAATATTCAAACttcacattatatatatacatatagccCCTACAGCCAATTATAATTTTTCTAGGGGTGTCACGCCCCATTCATAATCAAATGAAATGGCATGAATATAATTtcaattcatttaaaaaaaaaatacaaaaaaaaaatcacattatATGTCTTGCGAACACTTAAACTAATAACGTAAAATAGAATAGCGTTTTAAGTTTTGAGGacatattagttttttttttcactattaGTTTTTTTGTATCTCGATCCTTAACTTGAGGAAATTATATAGGGCACTTGTccattcatatgttcatatggctatttttttaattgaaatgaATCATGCCGGGGTAATTTTCACTTTTATTAGAATTAAATGTATGTTGAGCGGAACCCATTTGGCATATGTTTCACATCCAAAAAAATTAATCTTaacttcatttatttattttgataggTATGAGTAATGGCACTATATATGatatattttaatttagtttGATTATAATGCTTTTGTTTCATTCATTTGTAAAAATAAATCAATTCTTTACTTTTTTATTTGGATATGTTTatctctttttaattttttatttcaattagaaaatattttataataatatcaatgTAATATTATGAAGTAAAACATTAGataatcattaattaattataagttatttataaatattaatgcATTGactataaattaattataaatgaaaattattttatttattagtatttaataaaaatgtataaaaattaaaatatgaaaaaaatggaGAAACTTACCTtttatataacatatatatatatatacatgtgtacTATTAAGGGAAGGAACCTTACATAATtttgtcatttttaaaaatttaatcatCCTTCCAAAAAGGTCATTGGTTTACtagttttttttaattgaaatatttagaaataatatttatatctatatatatatatatatatatatatatatatctgtgtgtgtgtgtgtaaataatttaataaattacaatttattttaaaattaaaaaaaattaagtttataTGATCTTCTTAACTCCCTATTTTTCTTGAACTGTTTTAcctttcatattttcataaaaatcttTCAATATGCCTGCACtataaattttttcttaaaaaataacatGTAATATTGCAGTTTATAAAATAATTTCTGAAAAATTCAATTATCTGATTTTTGATAGAGCATAACAAGACACATGGAAGTGTTTAAAAATGTAATAtcatttaaaattgaaattttttatgaaatcTAATTCTGGTGGCAATACACCTACAGCCTACAGGGAGCATGCATAAAGGATGTCGTCTCAATCACCAACCGTTGCTATGTTGGTGGTGTCAATGAAGGGGTGGACCCACAAACGTCCGGAGTGATACCGAGCTCCGGCCAATCTGCAGCCAGAAAGCTCCATCATCTTAAAGGCTCGAGTGTAGGGCAGGGACGAGGAAAACTAAGGGCAGCCCAATAGGTTAGGTTAGGCCCAGGAAATTCTTATTTTGAAGCTCCGATCTAATGGCCATTTTCGGTGATTGGGATATATACAATTAAGGTGTGGACAGCGTTAATGGACCACTGCACTACGAGCTCATTATTTTACTGCCCAATGAATTGAAATTTTGTTTGGTCCCATACCATATGGTTGCCAGTGCTAATGAGAAGGCAGGGCAATTTGGCAGCAACACGACAACACCCACAGGGACAGAACCtgcagtgctctctctctctctctctctctctcagattaTATTCACGAAGAAATGAATTGCTTCTATatatcaaaattcaaaaataaaatgccCAGTGATCTGTTGTAATCTAAATAGAATCTGCCATGTTCCATCTTAATTTATTGGATGTGACACGTGCATTATCTTAATTGAATGGCCAACAGATCTTCACAAGATTAGATGTTTTCTAACATATGGTTGCCGGCGCCCTTGAATTTCTCTTTAGGAAATTGTCCATATGTAACATATGATTGTGCAAGCATATTTTTTGAAGTCtccaatttaaatttatgtaaattaacTAGAGACttgattttttattaaaaaaaaaaaaaaaaagtattgcaTTGCCATTTCCCTCCAAATTCAACTTTTATATTCATGTCCATTGTAGGCTATAAAGTCATAATtattactaattttttaaaatgaccatttatctattgaaaattcATCCAATCAATTAGCAAGAAATAATCCTAAACATGAGGTCCATAAATGGTTTTCACAAGGGTTACATGCGCGCACGCACATATACATAGacacacatatttatatatagaaaaatataaaaatatatttcaaataaaaaatatatatacactatatGTTTTTTAAGAACAtgaaaatatgtatgtatatgtttatTTAAGTTCTTAAGACAAGACTAGGCCTGGATAgatcacaaaaaaataaaaaatcataattttttttttaaatcaaaaattaaataaatgtaaatattaaaattttaaaaggcaGATGCTCGCAATTTATCCAAATAAATAAAAACGACAGGGCATATATCCTCATAGTGACAGGTACCATAATAACCATAAAATTCAGGATTAAAGCACCAAGGTTATATactgattaacaaaataattttaaattttatcaaTTAATAATGAGAGGGAGAGGGTCGCCACTTACCCAATAAATTTGAGAACATTTCCATCGTCATCCTTGATTGGTGCAATTGTGAGAAGGTTCCAAAATGGCGTCCCGTCCTTCTTGTAATTCAGCAACCTCCCACAGTAACTCTTCCCCGCCCCTAACGATTCCCTTATCTGCGCCACATCTTTCGGGTCTGTTCCAGCCCCTTGTAGAAACCGGCTGATCCATTCGATCAGACCAATTGCCCgttaattaattatttcattAGGTATACATTAAATTGATGACAATTTTATGAAATATAACTTTAAACAACCAAGTATCTATCTATTGTTACAGTACCAATTCCTCCCTATGACCTCTTTCGAAGTGTAACCCGTCATCTTGAAAAACCCGGCGCTCGCATAAAGTATCGGGTAATCGGGTTTGGTCGCGTCCGACACCACGAACGTCTGTTGAAACGTGGACAATGCCTCCTTTACGTCCTCCGACACTCTCAACCCTTTCCCCTTCCCCGTTCCGTCGTCGGACAATTCGCCAGAGCTCCGAAGCGAGTTCCCTGAGAGCCTGGCGGAGGATCCCGGCGGTTTGTTCGTCTCGTCACCGCCGGAAGTCCTCACCGCCACCCCTTGCGGCTTCCCTGTCTCGGTGTCCGTCTTTAGCACCAGCCCCCATTCTGCCGCTCTCTGGGCTGCCTCCCCCACTTCGCCGGGCAATTTTGAAGGCTGTGCAGGAGATATTTGCCCGCCGTCGAGACCTTTGTGGCCGGCAGCTGCGGTGATAGTCTTGAGGGCCTCCGGCGGTGAAGTGGTGCCCTTGATGGCCATCCATGAGGCGACCTCGCCGGTCCTCCCAGGCGCGTCGGAGAGCTTGGGCGGGACGGGTTCAGGGCTGCCATGTGGGTCTACCCAGCTTTGCCGCGTGGGTGGGGAGGAGAAGGCTGGGTTGGTGGGTCTGGAAGAGTAGGTTGACGGGTTGAAGACCTCGAGCGAGCCACGCGCGTCTCGAGGCAGCGGTGGTAAGAGAaatgatggatttggagaagaTTGATCAGACCTCTCCATTTCTTTCTGCATGAAAAATTGAAATTAATTATAAAGAGGGTGTAAACAAAGTAGCCAAGCTCACAGTACGGAACTCCTCGTCATATCAGATGGAGATGAAATAAACAGTGTAGATATTTTAGGTGTATTGTGTCTGATACTGTTTAGATGCATCATATCTTTATGTTGACAAGTTGGCCGGGTTAGAGGCTGATGGATATATGTGAGCTGGGGCCGGAGAAAGTGGAGAGTGATGTTTTGAAAGCTGCATGTGAGTCgttaagagagagagagcgagaggtAGTTCAATTGTTTCAACCTTTTTAATGGAAACACAAGGACGACGAGGGTGGTTTAGGTAATTTCATTTTGCTCCTGTTTAAGTAACTTGTGTTGGATGTGGCTTTCTGAGGTTGAAGAGCTTCCACCACCTCACGTTTTTTGGGGGTGTTATGGTCAAGACGGAAGCGGCTGGTTAGGCCGTCGAGTGCCATGAGATGCTCTACATTAGTCACaggttattaattttaaaattttttttttttaacagttAACCAGTGATTTCTGGTATCCTTTGACCCCAGCAAATTTACATAACTTTTTAAGTAGGTCTTACTTTTTGCTCTGTAAATGAATATGTATGAAATTTGAATTCCTATTCAATAACAAgtgttatatattaatataaaaaaataaattaagatataatatttcaaataataattataaacttGTTATTAAACATGACAAATAAGAAAATAGGCATTTTAatccaaataaatttttaatttagtgatTGATGGTAATAagttttataattaattaataattctaagaaaaactcaaaaataatgtctaaacattttctaagatataaaaaatagaaaatcattATTTGATGGGTGTGGATGAATTTTACCTAATAAAAAATTGATCACTCAATGAATGTTAATGAACTCTACCTTCTGAAAATAATTAAGCTATAtttgattctgattttttaaaattattatatatagcTCTGCACAATTTGCCATGATCTAGTTCATTCTATCTCAAATTTAGAATAAATATTAAGCTAAACAGAACCTTGATCACG
This region includes:
- the LOC131149017 gene encoding phototropin-1 isoform X1 is translated as MQKEMERSDQSSPNPSFLLPPLPRDARGSLEVFNPSTYSSRPTNPAFSSPPTRQSWVDPHGSPEPVPPKLSDAPGRTGEVASWMAIKGTTSPPEALKTITAAAGHKGLDGGQISPAQPSKLPGEVGEAAQRAAEWGLVLKTDTETGKPQGVAVRTSGGDETNKPPGSSARLSGNSLRSSGELSDDGTGKGKGLRVSEDVKEALSTFQQTFVVSDATKPDYPILYASAGFFKMTGYTSKEVIGRNCRFLQGAGTDPKDVAQIRESLGAGKSYCGRLLNYKKDGTPFWNLLTIAPIKDDDGNVLKFIGMQVEVSKHTEGAKDKMVRPNGQPESLIRYDARQKEMAASSVSELVQAVNKPRSLSESTNRPFLRKSEEGREQERPEALTRRKSENMAPPGPKSYGNNARIAMQRISELPEKKQRKPGRRSLMGLIRKNQSNIEKENFDHGVVLDDDGSDDEMPDSVDDKVRQKEMRKGIDLATTLERIEKNFVITDPRLPDNPIIFASDSFLELTEYSREEILGRNCRFLQGPETDPATVRKIRDAIDNQTDVTVQLINYTKSGKKFWNLFHLQPMRDQKGDVQYFIGVQLDGSEHVEPLQNCIPESAANESSKLVKKTAENVDEAVRELPDANLKPEDLWINHSKVVLPKPHRKDNPSWRAIQKIQDSGEQIGLKHFRPVKPLGFGDTGSVHLVELCGTGEYFAMKTMDKSVMLNRNKVHRVCAEREILDMLDHPFLPALYASFQTRTHICLITDYCPGGELFLLLDKQPMKVLKEDAVRFYAAEVVVALEYLHCQGIIYRDLKPENILLQRSGHVSLTDFDLSCLTPCKPQLLILNINEKKKSQKGQLSPIFMAEPMRASNSFVGTEEYIAPEIITGAGHSSAVDWWALGILLYEMLYGYTPFRGKTRQKTFANILHKDLKFPGNRPVSLHAKQLMYQLLHRDPKNRLCAREGANEVKQHPFFRGINWALVRCMNPPQLDAPLFGTTEAKKEVEVVDPELMDLQRNVF
- the LOC131149017 gene encoding phototropin-1 isoform X2 — encoded protein: MERSDQSSPNPSFLLPPLPRDARGSLEVFNPSTYSSRPTNPAFSSPPTRQSWVDPHGSPEPVPPKLSDAPGRTGEVASWMAIKGTTSPPEALKTITAAAGHKGLDGGQISPAQPSKLPGEVGEAAQRAAEWGLVLKTDTETGKPQGVAVRTSGGDETNKPPGSSARLSGNSLRSSGELSDDGTGKGKGLRVSEDVKEALSTFQQTFVVSDATKPDYPILYASAGFFKMTGYTSKEVIGRNCRFLQGAGTDPKDVAQIRESLGAGKSYCGRLLNYKKDGTPFWNLLTIAPIKDDDGNVLKFIGMQVEVSKHTEGAKDKMVRPNGQPESLIRYDARQKEMAASSVSELVQAVNKPRSLSESTNRPFLRKSEEGREQERPEALTRRKSENMAPPGPKSYGNNARIAMQRISELPEKKQRKPGRRSLMGLIRKNQSNIEKENFDHGVVLDDDGSDDEMPDSVDDKVRQKEMRKGIDLATTLERIEKNFVITDPRLPDNPIIFASDSFLELTEYSREEILGRNCRFLQGPETDPATVRKIRDAIDNQTDVTVQLINYTKSGKKFWNLFHLQPMRDQKGDVQYFIGVQLDGSEHVEPLQNCIPESAANESSKLVKKTAENVDEAVRELPDANLKPEDLWINHSKVVLPKPHRKDNPSWRAIQKIQDSGEQIGLKHFRPVKPLGFGDTGSVHLVELCGTGEYFAMKTMDKSVMLNRNKVHRVCAEREILDMLDHPFLPALYASFQTRTHICLITDYCPGGELFLLLDKQPMKVLKEDAVRFYAAEVVVALEYLHCQGIIYRDLKPENILLQRSGHVSLTDFDLSCLTPCKPQLLILNINEKKKSQKGQLSPIFMAEPMRASNSFVGTEEYIAPEIITGAGHSSAVDWWALGILLYEMLYGYTPFRGKTRQKTFANILHKDLKFPGNRPVSLHAKQLMYQLLHRDPKNRLCAREGANEVKQHPFFRGINWALVRCMNPPQLDAPLFGTTEAKKEVEVVDPELMDLQRNVF